In one Bacillus sp. PK3_68 genomic region, the following are encoded:
- a CDS encoding NADPH-dependent oxidoreductase → MNEVIQTLLSHRSFRSFENKPVDEEQLDQIIQAVQAAPNWINGQQLSIIAIKDTERKKRFAELCGGQKHVEEAAVFLIFCADFYRTHLASEMEGMPMEAIEDIDTLIVGVTDVGIALGTAVAAAESFGLGTVPIGGIRRHSLEVVKELALPPYVIPITGLCIGHPGKDTGQKPRLPKEAVYHENTYQQEQKPLLEKYNDDYANYLVERSGAQRAGTWTKTVASFYRQPYYEGIADMLKQQKFPGGKE, encoded by the coding sequence GTGAATGAAGTAATTCAAACATTATTATCCCATCGCTCGTTCCGGTCGTTTGAAAACAAACCGGTAGATGAGGAACAATTAGATCAAATTATTCAGGCCGTGCAGGCCGCTCCAAATTGGATTAACGGACAGCAGCTATCTATTATCGCGATCAAGGACACGGAGCGCAAGAAACGATTTGCCGAGCTGTGCGGCGGACAGAAACATGTGGAGGAAGCAGCCGTCTTCCTCATATTCTGTGCAGATTTTTATCGGACACATTTGGCAAGCGAGATGGAAGGTATGCCGATGGAGGCTATTGAAGATATTGATACATTAATTGTTGGAGTGACAGATGTCGGGATTGCTCTTGGAACGGCTGTGGCTGCAGCTGAATCCTTTGGGCTTGGTACGGTACCGATCGGAGGCATCCGCCGCCATTCTTTAGAGGTGGTAAAAGAGCTCGCTCTTCCGCCTTATGTGATCCCGATCACCGGTCTATGTATTGGTCATCCCGGAAAGGACACCGGACAAAAGCCGCGCTTGCCGAAAGAAGCAGTCTATCACGAGAATACTTATCAGCAAGAACAAAAGCCGTTGCTTGAAAAGTATAATGACGATTACGCTAATTATTTAGTTGAAAGAAGCGGAGCGCAGCGGGCGGGCACGTGGACAAAAACAGTGGCCTCTTTTTACCGCCAGCCTTATTATGAGGGCATTGCTGACATGCTGAAGCAGCAGAAATTTCCTGGAGGAAAAGAATAG
- a CDS encoding heavy metal-associated domain-containing protein, whose product MPKGVIRLKNKLTQQEAEKASQALESVWGVRRTEVNPASGEAVFSYNEEAASYTDFQQALLDSGFEIEEDQNH is encoded by the coding sequence GTGCCAAAGGGAGTCATCAGGTTGAAAAATAAGCTGACCCAGCAGGAGGCAGAAAAAGCTTCACAAGCATTGGAATCCGTGTGGGGAGTGCGAAGAACAGAAGTAAACCCGGCCAGCGGAGAAGCCGTCTTCAGCTACAATGAAGAGGCGGCTTCTTATACGGACTTTCAACAAGCTCTACTGGATAGCGGGTTTGAAATAGAAGAAGATCAAAATCATTAA
- a CDS encoding DUF1641 domain-containing protein codes for MAKAVRQISRNIPNQQEEQTEAVTAIIKELADNREAIVSTIAILKNLHEMGVLNIVKGLLEQRTDVGAIAIQQMNQPAMYNIIKNGMNTAKFLGAVNPEQLANILEGVNQGMQRVSESVERKEDPGIWKLGKSIRTPEARASLAVMTEFLQGMGQAFQQDKRETH; via the coding sequence ATGGCCAAGGCAGTCAGGCAAATTAGCAGAAACATTCCAAATCAGCAGGAAGAACAAACTGAGGCAGTAACAGCCATCATCAAAGAGCTAGCCGATAATCGGGAAGCGATCGTCAGCACCATCGCAATTTTAAAGAACCTTCATGAAATGGGAGTTTTGAACATCGTTAAAGGCTTGCTTGAGCAGCGCACGGATGTGGGGGCCATTGCTATCCAGCAGATGAATCAGCCAGCGATGTACAACATTATTAAAAATGGAATGAATACGGCCAAATTTTTAGGAGCTGTAAATCCAGAGCAGTTGGCGAATATTCTAGAAGGTGTAAATCAAGGGATGCAAAGGGTCTCAGAAAGTGTAGAAAGAAAAGAAGATCCAGGGATTTGGAAGCTAGGAAAGAGCATTCGTACTCCTGAAGCCCGGGCCTCGTTGGCAGTCATGACGGAATTTCTACAAGGAATGGGCCAGGCATTTCAGCAGGATAAAAGGGAGACTCATTAA